The following are from one region of the Heliangelus exortis chromosome 29, bHelExo1.hap1, whole genome shotgun sequence genome:
- the ERBB2 gene encoding receptor tyrosine-protein kinase erbB-2 has protein sequence MFPAGGCLGAGLLLLAALCPPADTEVCTGTDMKLLRPSSPESHYETLRHLYQGCQVVQGNLELTYLPPDADTAFLKDIKEVQGYVLIAENQVSQLELQNLRIIRGTQLFQDRYALAVVGNASPTGTPGLRQLGMRNLTEILKGGVRIERNPQLCFQETILWADIFHRHNELHGETHVDSTRTRSCPDCWALCAEGHCWGEGPQDCQTLTNSICHGCPRCKGRKPTDCCHEQCAAGCTGPKHSDCLACLNFNRSGICELHCPPLVIYNSDTFESVPNRDGRYTFGASCVSQCPYNYLATEVGSCTLVCPQNSQEVTVNNIQKCEKCSKPCPEVCYGLGVDFLKGVRAVNASNIQHFTGCTKIFGSLAFLPETFAGDPSTNTPPLDPKLLRIFESLEELTGFLYIAAWPPDFQDLGVFQNLRVIRGRVLHNGAYSLTLRELPVRALGLRALQEISSGMVLIHHNPQLCFLQKVPWGSIFRNPRQRLFQTHNKPPEQCESEGLVCFHLCAHGHCWGPGPTQCVACERFLRGQECVASCNLLDGAIREHANGTRCLPCHPECQPQNGTETCFGSDADQCVACAHYKDAQQCVRRCPSGVKADASFVPVWKYPDEDGICQLCPTNCTHSCTIRDEDGCPVDQKPSQVTSIIAGVVGALLVVVLLLITVVCVKRRRQQERKHTMRRLLQETELVEPLTPSGALPNQAQMRILKETELKKVKVLGSGAFGTVYKGIWIPDGESVKIPVAIKVLRENTSPKANKEILDEAYVMAGVGSPYVSRLLGICLTSTVQLVTQLMPYGCLLDYVRENKDRIGSQDLLNWCVQIAKGMSYLEEVRLVHRDLAARNVLVKSPNHVKITDFGLARLLDIDETEYHADGGKVPIKWMALESILHRRFTHQSDVWSYGVTVWELMTFGAKPYEGIPAREIPDLLEKGERLPQPPICTIDVYMIMVKCWMIDSECRPKFRELVTEFSRMARDPQRFVVIQNDLVGLPGSIDSTFYRALLEEEDMDDLVDAEEYLVPHQGFFSAETSTTYRSRISSTRSTAETPVDVEEGEGLAAFPFPPPGLPEGPVTEGPEGDGGAKASRQSPSGREPGPLPRYSEDPTGTAGEESEGLDPEGFTAPAPRTTMPEYVNQAGGQRSPPRHPHTPPSPPDKPKGHQGKNGLIKEAKHPFPAPFGHAVENPEYLAPPGAPNPVPFSQAFDNPYYWNQDPPKAVGPEGGPGTTPTAENPEYLGLGSPEDAAV, from the exons ATGTTCCCCGCCGGAGGCTGCCTCGGCGccgggctgctgctgctggccgCCCTCTGCCCCCCCGCCGACACCGAAG TCTGCACCGGGACCGACATGAAGCTGCTGCGCCCCTCCAGCCCCGAGAGCCACTACGAGACCCTGCGGCACCTCTACCAGGGCTGCCAGGTGGTCCAGGGCAACCTGGAGCTCACCTACCTGCCCCCCGATGCTGACACCGCCTTCCTCAAG GACATCAAGGAGGTGCAGGGCTACGTGCTGATTGCGGAGAACCAAGTGagccagctggagctgcagaaccTGCGCATCATCcgggggacacagctcttccaGGACCGCTACGCCTTGGCCGTGGTGGGCAACGCCAGCCCCACCGGCACGCCGGGGCTGCGCCAGCTCGGCATGAGGAACCTCACAG AGATCCTGAAGGGGGGGGTGCGCATCGAGAGgaacccccagctctgcttccaggAAACCATCCTCTGGGCCGATATCTTCCACCGGCACAACGAGCTCCATGGCGAGACCCACGTGGACAGCACCCGCACCCGCAGCT GTCCTGACTGCTGGGCACTGTGTGCCGAGGGGCACTGCTGGGGTGAGGGACCACAGGACTGCCAGACAC TGACCAACAGCATCTGCCACGGTTGTCCCCGCTGCAAGGGGAGGAAGCCGACTGACTGCTGCCACGAGCAGTGTGCCGCGGGCTGCACCGGCCCCAAGCACTCCGACTGCCTG GCGTGCCTGAACTTCAACCGGAGTGGGATCTGCGAGCTGCACTGTCCCCCCCTCGTCATCTACAACTCGGACACCTTCGAGTCGGTGCCCAACCGCGACGGGCGCTACACCTTCGGTGCCAGCTGTGTCAGCCAGTGTCCCT ATAACTACCTGGCAACGGAGGTGGGGTCCTGCACCCTCGTGTGTCCCCAGAACAGCCAAGAGGTGACGGTCAACAACATCCAGAAGTGTGAGAAGTGCAGCAAGCCCTGCCCGGAGG TGTGCTACGGGCTGGGAGTGGATTTCCTGAAGGGTGTCCGTGCTGTCAATGCCTCCAACATCCAGCACTTCACCGGCTGCACCAAGATCTTTGGCAGCTTGGCCTTCCTGCCCGAGACCTTCGCTGG GGACCCCAGCACCAACACACCGCCCCTGGACCCCAAACTGCTGCGGATCTTCGAGAGCCTGGAGGAGCTGACGG GTTTCCTCTACATTGCTGCCTGGCCACCTGACTTCCAGGACCTGGGTGTCTTCCAGAACCTGCGGGTCATCCGGGGCCGTGTGCTGCACAA CGGTGCCTACTCGCTGACGCTGCGGGAGCTGCCGGTGCGGGCGCTGGGGCTCCGTGCCCTGCAGGAGATCAGCAGCGGGATGGTTCTCATCCACCAcaacccccagctctgcttcctccagAAGGTGCCGTGGGGCAGCATCTTCCGCAACCCCCGCCAGCGCCTCTTCCAGACCCACAACAAGCCCCCTGAGCAGTGCG AGAGCGAGGGGCTGGtctgcttccacctctgtgCCCACGGACACTGCTGGGGCCCCGGACCCACCCAGTGCGTGGCCTGCGAGCGGTTCCTGCGCGGCCAGGAGTGTGTGGCCTCCTGCAACCTCCTGGATGG GGCCATCCGGGAGCACGCCAATGGGACGCGGTGCCTGCCCTGCCACCCCGAGTGCCAGCCCCAGAATGGCACCGAGACCTGCTTCGGATCA GACGCAGACCAGTGCGTGGCCTGTGCCCACTACAAGGACGCGCAGCAGTGCGTGCGGCGCTGCCCCAGTGGGGTGAAGGCTGATGCCTCTTTTGTACCTGTCTGGAAGTACCCAGATGAAGATGgcatctgccagctctgccccaccAACTGCACCCACTC GTGCACGATCCGGGATGAGGATGGTTGTCCCGTGGACCAGAAACCAAG CCAGGTGACATCCATCATTGCTGGTGTGGTGGGGGCTCTGCTGGTTGTTGTCCTCCTGCTCATCACCGTCGTCTGCGTCAAGCGCCGGCGGCAGCAGGAGCGGAAACACACCATGAGGCGCCTACTGCAGGAGACTGAg CTGGTGGAGCCACTGACGCCCAGCGGGGCCCTCCCCAACCAAGCCCAGATGCGGATCCTCAAGGAGACAGAGCTCAAGAAAGTCAAAGTTTTGGGTTCCGGTGCTTTTGGCACTGTCTACAAG GGCATCTGGATCCCTGACGGGGAGAGTGTGAAGATCCCAGTGGCCATCAAGGTCTTGCGGGAGAACACCTCACCCAAAGCCAACAAGGAGATCCTGGAC GAGGCCTACGTGATGGCAGGGGTGGGCAGCCCCTACGTGTCCCGACTGCTGGGCATCTGCCTGACCTCCACGGTGCAGCTGGTGACCCAGCTGATGCCCTACGGGTGCCTCCTGGACTACGTGCGGGAGAACAAGGACCGCATCGGCTCCCAGGACCTGCTCAACTGGTGTGTGCAGATTGCCAAG GGGATGAGTTACCTGGAGGAGGTGCGGCTGGTGCACCGGGACCTGGCTGCTCGCAACGTCCTCGTCAAGAGCCCCAACCACGTCAAGATCACCGACTTCGGGCTGGCCCGGCTGCTCGACATCGATGAGACCGAGTACCACGCCGACGGGGGCAAG GTCCCCATCAAGTGGATGGCACTGGAGTCCATCCTCCACCGGCGCTTCACGCACCAGAGCGATGTCTGGAGCTACG GTGTCACCGTGTGGGAGCTGATGACCTTTGGAGCGAAGCCCTACGAAGGGATCCCCGCCCGGGAGAtccctgacctgctggagaaGGGCGAGCGGCTGCCGCAGCCGCCCATCTGCACCATCGACGTCTACATGATCATGGTGAAAT gctggatGATCGACTCCGAGTGCCGGCCCAAGTTTCGGGAATTGGTCACCGAGTTCTCCCGTATGGCCCGGGACCCCCAGCGCTTCGTGGTCATCCAG aaCGATCTGGTGGGGCTGCCCGGTTCCATTGACAGCACCTTCTACCGAGccctgctggaggaggaggacatGGATGACCTGGTGGATGCTGAGGAGTACCTGGTCCCTCACCAGGGCTTCTTCAGCGCTGAGACCTCCACCACCTACCGCAGCCGCATCTCCTCCACACGG AGCACGGCGGAGACCCCGGTGGATGTGGAGGAGGGCGAGGGCTTGGCtgccttcccctttccccccccgGGCCTGCCCGAGGGGCCCGTGACAGAGGGGCCAGAGGGGGATGGTGGGGCCAAGGCGTCCCGGCAGAGCCCGTCGGGGCGGGAGCCTGGCCCCCTGCCCCGGTACAGCGAGGACCCCACCGGGACGGCGGGAGAGGAGAGCGAGGGCCTGGACCCTGAGGGCTTCACCGCCCCGGCCCCCCGCACCACCATGCCAG AGTACGTGAACCAGGCTGGGGGGCAGCGCTCACCCCCCCggcacccccacacccccccatCCCCGCCGGACAAGCCCAAGGGACACCAGGGTAAGAACGGGCTCATCAAGGAGGCCAAGCACCCCTTCCCAGCACCCTTCGGCCACGCCGTGGAGAACCCCGAGTACTTGGCCCCCCCCGGGGCGCCCAACCCCGTCCCCTTCAGCCAAGCCTTCGACAACCCCTACTACTGGAACCAGGACCCCCCCAAGGCAGTCGGGCCCGAGGGTGGCCCCGGCACGACACCCACGGCCGAGAACCCCGAGTACCTGGGGCTGGGCAGTCCCGAGGACGCGGCCGTGTAG
- the PGAP3 gene encoding post-GPI attachment to proteins factor 3, translating to MAARTALLLLLGAAAAPVPARGSQGDREPLYRECLSRCERQNCSGAALRHFRARQPLYMGLTGWSCRDDCQYECMWVTVRLYLQGGHRVPQFHGKWPFSRFLFFQEPASAFASFLNGLVSFLMLLRYRATVPPTSPMYPTCVAFAWVSLNAWFWSTVFHTRDTALTEKLDYFCASAVILHSVYLCCVRTIGLQRPALISIFRAFLLLFLACHISYLTLIRFDYGYNMAANAAMGLLNLGWWLRWCLRSRLPHAWKCAAVVLLLQALALLELLDFPPLLWVLDAHALWHLGTVPLNVLFYSFLMDDSLYLLKANSDLSKVD from the exons ATGGCGGCACGAAccgcgctgctgctgctgctgggggcagcGGCGGCGCCGGTCCCGGCCCGGGGATCACAAGGGGACCGGGAACCGCTGTACCGCGAGTGCCTGAGCCGCTGCGAGCGCCAGAACTGCTCGGGAGCGGCGCTGCGGCACTTCCGGGCCCGGCAGCCGCTCTACATGGGCCTGACAG gctggagctgccgTGACGACTGTCAGTACGAGTGCATGTGGGTGACCGTGCGGTTGTACCTGCAGGGGGGACACCGGGTGCCCCAGTTCCATGGCAAG TGGCCCTTCTCCCGGTTCCTGTTCTTCCAGGAGCCGGCGTCCGCCTTCGCCTCCTTCCTCAATGGCCTCGTCAGCTTCCTCATGCTGCTGCGTTACAGAGCCACCGtgccccccacctcccccatGTACCCCACCTGCGTCGCCTTCGCCTGG GTCTCCTTAAACGCCTGGTTCTGGTCCACTGTGTTCCACACGAGGGACACGGCGCTGACAGAG AAATTGGATTATTTCTGCGCCTCGGCCGTCATCCTGCACTCCGTGTACCTGTGCTGTgtcag gacGATCGGGCTGCAGCGCCCAGCCTTAATCAGCATCTTCAGggccttcctcctcctcttcctcgcCTGCCACATCTCCTACCTGACCCTCATCCGCTTCGACTACGGCTACAACATGGCAGCCAACGCGGCCATGG GACTCCTCAACCTGGGGTGGTGGCTGCGCTGGTGCCTGCGGAGCCGCCTGCCCCACGCCTGGAAGTGTGCGGccgtggtgctgctgctgcaggcactggcactgctggagcTTTTGGACTTCCCCCCCCTGCTCTGGGTTCTGGATGCCCACGCCCTCTGGCACCTCGGCACCGTCCCCCTCAACGTCCTCTTCTACAG TTTCCTGATGGATGACAGCCTCTACCTCCTGAAGGCCAACTCCGACCTCTCCAAAGTGGACtag
- the PNMT gene encoding phenylethanolamine N-methyltransferase — MSSLAALREGYERFEPLAYLRNNYLPPRADFSSEEFVVPWKLRCLAETFASGEIHGHTLIDVGSGPTIYQLLSACDHFEEIVATDYLAVNREELGRWARGEPGTFDWSPFIQHVCKIEGRGEPWQEKERRLRSRLRRILPIDVHQPDPLGTPLSPPADALLSAFCLEAVSPDHAAFSRALTHVGSLLRPGGHALLLGALGESFYLAGAARLPVVPLDEADVRGALAGAGFALRDFRAYAMPPALRTGVDDVDGVFFAHAQKPLEA; from the exons ATGAGCAGCTTGGCCGCTCTCCGGGAGGGCTACGAACGCTTCGAGCCTCTCGCCTACCTGCGGAACAACTACCTGCCCCCCCGCGCCGACTTCTCCTCCGAGGAGTTCGTGGTGCCCTGGAAGCTGCGATGCTTGGCCGAGACCTTTGCCAGCG GTGAGATCCATGGGCACACGCTGATCGACGTGGGCTCGGGCCCCACCATTTACCAACTGCTGAGCGCCTGTGACCACTTCGAGGAGATCGTGGCCACCGACTACCTGGCGGTGAACCGGGAGGAGCTGGGGCGCTGGGCACGGGGGGAGCCCGGCACCTTCGACTGGAGCCCCTTCATCCAGCACGTCTGCAAGATCGAGGGACGTGG GGAGCCGTGGCAGGAGAAGGAGCGCCGGCTGCGTTCCCGGCTGCGGCGGATCCTTCCCATCGACGTTCACCAACCGGaccccctggggacccccctgagccccccggCCGACGCCCTCCTCTCCGCCTTCTGCCTGGAAGCCGTCAGCCCCGACCACGCCGCCTTCTCCCGGGCGCTGACACACGTGGGCTCCCTGCTGCGCCCGGGGGGCCACGCGTTGCtgctgggggctctgggggaATCTTTCTACCTGGCGGGGGCTGCCCGGCTGCCGGTGGTCCCGTTGGACGAGGCCGATGTCCGGGGGGCTTTGGCGGGGGCGGGTTTTGCCCTCCGGGATTTCCGGGCCTATGCCATGCCCCCCGCCCTCCGCACCGGCGTGGACGACGTCGATGGCGTCTTCTTCGCCCACGCGCAGAAACCGCTGGAAGCCTGA
- the MIEN1 gene encoding migration and invasion enhancer 1: protein MSGGAEAGSEAGSERVRIVVEYCEPCGFEATYQELASAVKEEYPDIEIEPRLGGTGAFEIEINGQLVFSKLENGGFPYEKDLIEAIRRARNGEPLEKITNSRPPCVIL, encoded by the exons ATGAGCGGCGGGGCTGAGGCCGGGTCCGAGGCTGGGTCCGAGCGGGTCCGCATCGTGGTGGAGTATTG tGAGCCCTGTGGCTTCGAGGCCACCTACCAGGAGCTGGCGAGTGCTGTGAAGGAGGAGTACCCTGACATCGAGATTGAGCCCAGGCTGGGGGGCACAG GTGCCTTTGAGATCGAGATCAATGGGCAGTTGGTCTTCTCCAAGCTGGAGAACGGAGGCTTCCCCTACGAGAAGGAT CTGATCGAGGCCATTCGCAGAGCCAGGAATGGGGAACCCCTGGAGAAAATCACCAACAGTCGCCCCCCCTGTGTCATTCTGTAG
- the TCAP gene encoding telethonin, producing MLVPSTVVCSGGQLSGAHLGCQVREEDVGRHESFSAEWLDLELSTRPEEGWCRREVDQQHRETLEHRGEVRVLQQRSPWGLLRVGVLGQPLAQHLLPYARTLPLPLFAPPDLRGAKAGVPRTLSRSLSQEAQRG from the exons atgttGGTGCCCAGCACTGTGGTCTGCAGCGGGGGGCAGCTCTCGGGTGCCCACCTGGGCTGCCAGGTCCGGGAGGAGGACGTGGGCAGGCACGAGAGCTTCAGCGCCGAGTGGCTGGACCTGGAGCTCAGCACCCGGCCTGAAGAGGG GTGGTGCCGGCGGGAGGTGGATCAGCAGCACCGGGAGACGCTGGAGCATCGCGGGGAGGTGCGGGTGCTGCAGCAGCGCTCgccctgggggctgctgagggTGGGGGTCCTGGGGCAGCCTCTggcccagcacctcctgccctaTGCCCGcaccctccccctgcccctcttCGCCCCCCCGGACCTCCGTGGGGCCAAGGCCGGGGTCCCCCGCACCCTCTCCCGCTCCCTCTCCCAAGAGGCccagaggggctga